From Rhodopirellula bahusiensis, one genomic window encodes:
- a CDS encoding DNA gyrase/topoisomerase IV subunit B: protein MSVAPKEYNAKNITALEGLEPVRKRPGMYIGGVGSAGLHHLIWEIVDNSVDEAMNGHASEITVTLHKDGETVSVSDNGRGIPVDKHPKTKKSALEMVLTVLHAGGKFEGDNYKTSGGLHGVGASVVNALSKELVAVVKRNGAQYRMAFSRGHATSKLQKLRGTVRGTGTAITFTPDPTIFPRTTFNGETIKQRLETASFLHRGVKVTYVDEVAKTRDTFLHENGIVDYLGKVVKEREARTIHESPFTYRVDDEDRVEVTLQWTESTDEHVRSYVNGIPTGSGGTHENGFRGGVVKAVRNHIDTHSLTPRGVKITHEDIREGLIAIVSIFVAEPQFQGQTKDRLNNSEAHGLVESGVRSAMEQWLNNNPSVADAVIARIVAAARARAASRAASEAVSRKGGSKRTLLPGKLSDCVSGGKGKSELFIVEGDSAGGSAKQGRDRNCQAILPLRGKVLNTESATLKKILDNKEIQDMIASLGCGIGPSINLANLRYDRIILLADADSDGHHITTLLLTFFYRHMPALIADGRLFIAVPPLYRIDIGKETFWAADEEDRERILAKHTGRANPEITRFKGLGEMMPKVLWNTTLDPTNRTLLKVEIDDHLETDRTISDLMGRDASARFRFIMDRAEDASEIDV, encoded by the coding sequence ATGTCCGTTGCACCGAAAGAATACAACGCCAAAAACATCACCGCGCTGGAAGGCCTCGAGCCTGTCCGCAAGCGTCCCGGCATGTACATCGGTGGTGTTGGCTCCGCCGGTTTGCATCACTTGATTTGGGAAATTGTCGACAACTCAGTCGACGAGGCGATGAACGGTCATGCGTCCGAGATCACGGTCACGTTGCACAAGGACGGTGAAACGGTCTCGGTCAGCGACAATGGTCGTGGCATTCCCGTCGACAAGCATCCCAAGACGAAAAAGTCTGCATTGGAGATGGTGCTGACGGTGCTGCACGCCGGCGGCAAATTTGAAGGTGACAACTACAAAACGTCCGGCGGTTTGCACGGTGTCGGTGCGTCGGTCGTCAACGCACTCAGCAAAGAACTCGTCGCCGTTGTCAAACGCAACGGGGCCCAATATCGAATGGCGTTCAGCCGTGGTCATGCAACTTCAAAGTTGCAAAAACTTCGCGGCACCGTTCGCGGAACTGGCACCGCGATCACGTTCACGCCTGATCCAACGATCTTTCCACGCACGACGTTCAACGGCGAAACGATCAAGCAGCGTTTGGAAACGGCCAGCTTCTTGCATCGCGGTGTGAAGGTCACCTACGTCGATGAAGTCGCGAAAACCCGCGACACGTTTTTGCATGAGAACGGGATCGTTGACTACCTCGGAAAAGTCGTCAAGGAACGCGAAGCTCGCACGATTCACGAGTCGCCGTTCACCTACCGAGTCGATGATGAGGACCGCGTGGAGGTTACGCTCCAGTGGACCGAATCGACCGATGAACACGTCCGCAGCTACGTCAACGGGATTCCAACGGGCAGCGGCGGCACACACGAAAATGGGTTCCGAGGCGGTGTGGTCAAAGCCGTTCGAAACCACATCGACACTCACAGCCTGACGCCTCGCGGGGTCAAAATCACTCACGAGGATATTCGCGAAGGATTGATCGCGATCGTTTCGATCTTTGTCGCCGAACCTCAGTTTCAGGGTCAAACGAAAGATCGGCTGAACAACTCCGAAGCTCACGGGTTGGTCGAGTCGGGCGTTCGGAGTGCGATGGAGCAGTGGCTGAACAACAATCCCTCGGTTGCCGATGCGGTGATCGCGAGAATTGTCGCCGCCGCGCGAGCTCGCGCCGCATCGCGTGCCGCCAGCGAAGCCGTTTCGCGAAAAGGTGGCTCGAAGCGCACGTTGCTGCCCGGCAAGTTGTCGGATTGCGTGTCCGGTGGCAAAGGCAAGTCGGAACTGTTCATCGTCGAAGGTGACTCGGCCGGCGGGAGTGCCAAGCAAGGACGCGATCGAAATTGCCAAGCGATCCTTCCTCTGCGCGGAAAGGTTCTGAACACCGAATCCGCCACGCTGAAGAAGATTCTCGACAACAAAGAAATCCAGGACATGATCGCGTCGCTGGGCTGCGGCATTGGACCGTCAATCAACTTGGCGAATTTGCGTTACGACCGGATCATCTTGTTGGCCGATGCGGACAGCGATGGTCACCACATCACCACGCTTCTGCTGACGTTTTTTTACCGGCATATGCCAGCGCTGATTGCGGATGGGCGGTTGTTCATCGCCGTACCGCCGCTGTACCGGATCGACATCGGCAAAGAAACGTTCTGGGCAGCGGACGAAGAAGATCGCGAACGGATCTTGGCGAAGCACACTGGGCGTGCGAACCCTGAGATCACCCGCTTCAAAGGTTTGGGCGAGATGATGCCTAAGGTGCTTTGGAACACGACGCTCGATCCAACCAATCGGACGCTGCTGAAGGTTGAGATCGATGACCACTTGGAAACCGATCGCACCATCAGCGATTTGATGGGCCGCGACGCATCGGCTCGTTTCCGATTCATCATGGACCGCGCCGAAGACGCCAGCGAAATCGACGTCTAG
- a CDS encoding DNA gyrase/topoisomerase IV subunit A — MAKRRKTSSSASSRSKRGKVDPFDESLLAEIQNIPLRFAAQDRYLNYSLSVITSRALPDVRDGLKPVQRRILYTMSQQRLDATAKHRKCAKVVGDVMGNYHPHGDSSIYEALVRMSQSFSLRAPMIDGSGNFGSIDGDNAAAMRYTECRMTPIASEVLADLASRTVAFKPNYDGTREEPVVLPSRVPSLLVNGATGIAVGMATNIPPHNLKEVCNALLKLLGNPEIKDYQLVAGDAIQGPDFPTGGHITNTKEELREIYATGTGTIKLRGVAEVAEKSRTGDTLRITEIPFGVNKAAMVERIAELVYSSKLPLVQEVRDLSTEDIRVDLLLKKNADADKVLAYLYKHTPLQTNFNVNLTCLTPTENPEVGAPKRLGLKEILWYFLHFRLDVLTARLTNELRALEKRIHILEGFALIFDALDEIIKIIRSSEGKADAAEKIMKRFPVKELTPAQSRRKVKASNGLDAEQTDAILELKLYRLARLEINVVLDELKKKRKRVDEINKLLADDRDDYTSSGRWAIIKEELQSLISDYGNTPAGRRRSTIVVPTEEVEYTEEDFIVAEDCHVMVTVDGWVKRQKQIADPSKSRLRQGDAVLACVSGNTRSTIALFSSLGVCYTARMIDIPASTGFGEPIQKLFKFKDGERIIAALSMDPRILGDISEDPKGTYYPATHALAASTDGYALRFGLQPFAEPTTRAGRKFARVKPGASIVDVVPITGTETVLAVSADARAMVCPADEINYLSGAGKGVLLLKLAASDKLLGFKPSTGDRDLLNVVTNRGAKKTVSTAKYRTTSRGGRGIELQKNGKIAEIVRDPIEPPPVFED; from the coding sequence GTGGCGAAACGTCGCAAAACCTCCAGTTCCGCATCCAGTCGCTCCAAACGGGGCAAAGTCGATCCGTTTGACGAATCGCTTTTGGCGGAGATTCAAAACATCCCGCTGCGATTCGCGGCCCAAGATCGCTACCTGAACTACTCGTTGTCGGTCATCACCAGCCGAGCGTTGCCCGATGTCCGGGATGGATTGAAACCGGTTCAGAGGCGGATTCTCTACACGATGTCGCAGCAGCGGCTCGACGCGACGGCCAAGCACCGGAAGTGTGCGAAGGTCGTTGGTGACGTGATGGGTAACTACCACCCCCACGGTGACAGTTCGATCTACGAAGCGCTCGTGCGGATGAGCCAGTCGTTCTCGTTGCGGGCGCCGATGATCGACGGCAGCGGCAACTTCGGCAGCATCGACGGCGACAATGCCGCTGCGATGCGATACACCGAATGCCGGATGACGCCGATCGCATCAGAGGTCTTGGCGGATCTCGCCAGCCGCACGGTTGCGTTCAAACCCAACTACGACGGCACGCGAGAAGAACCCGTCGTGTTGCCATCGCGCGTTCCCAGTTTGCTGGTTAACGGAGCCACCGGCATCGCGGTCGGTATGGCCACGAACATCCCGCCTCACAATTTGAAGGAAGTTTGCAACGCGCTGCTGAAGTTGCTGGGCAATCCAGAAATCAAGGACTACCAATTGGTCGCCGGTGATGCGATCCAAGGTCCTGACTTCCCGACCGGCGGGCATATCACCAACACAAAGGAAGAGCTACGCGAGATCTACGCGACGGGCACCGGCACGATCAAGCTGCGTGGCGTCGCCGAAGTCGCGGAGAAGTCTCGAACCGGCGACACGCTTCGGATCACGGAGATCCCGTTTGGTGTCAACAAAGCTGCGATGGTCGAACGCATCGCGGAATTGGTTTACAGCAGCAAGCTGCCTCTCGTGCAAGAAGTTCGCGACTTGTCGACCGAAGACATTCGCGTGGACTTGCTCCTAAAGAAGAACGCTGACGCCGACAAGGTGCTCGCGTATCTCTACAAGCACACGCCGTTGCAAACCAACTTCAACGTCAACCTGACTTGTTTGACGCCCACCGAAAACCCGGAAGTCGGCGCGCCCAAACGGCTCGGGTTGAAAGAGATCCTGTGGTACTTCCTGCACTTCCGTTTGGATGTGCTGACCGCACGACTGACGAACGAACTTCGAGCCCTTGAGAAGCGGATTCACATCCTCGAAGGCTTCGCGTTGATCTTCGATGCTCTCGACGAGATCATCAAAATCATCCGCAGCAGCGAAGGCAAAGCCGACGCCGCGGAAAAGATCATGAAGCGGTTCCCAGTCAAGGAACTCACGCCGGCCCAATCTCGTCGCAAAGTAAAAGCCTCGAATGGATTGGACGCGGAGCAAACCGATGCGATCTTGGAATTGAAGCTGTATCGTTTGGCACGCTTGGAAATCAACGTCGTGCTGGACGAGCTGAAGAAGAAACGCAAACGCGTCGACGAGATCAACAAACTCTTGGCCGATGACCGCGACGATTACACATCGTCCGGCCGTTGGGCGATCATCAAAGAAGAGCTGCAGTCACTGATTTCGGACTACGGAAACACTCCCGCTGGACGACGACGAAGCACCATCGTCGTGCCAACCGAAGAAGTCGAGTACACCGAAGAGGACTTCATCGTCGCGGAAGATTGCCACGTCATGGTCACGGTGGATGGCTGGGTCAAACGGCAAAAACAGATCGCTGATCCCTCGAAAAGCCGCCTGCGACAGGGCGATGCCGTGCTGGCGTGCGTGTCAGGCAACACGCGATCCACGATTGCTTTGTTTAGCAGCCTCGGCGTTTGCTACACCGCGCGGATGATCGACATCCCGGCGTCAACGGGCTTTGGCGAACCGATTCAAAAGCTATTCAAGTTCAAAGACGGCGAAAGGATCATTGCGGCGCTTTCGATGGACCCGCGAATTTTGGGTGACATCAGCGAAGATCCGAAGGGCACCTACTACCCCGCGACGCACGCTCTCGCCGCGTCGACGGACGGGTATGCGTTGCGGTTTGGTTTGCAGCCATTCGCTGAACCAACGACGCGCGCTGGTCGTAAGTTCGCTCGGGTCAAACCCGGTGCCAGCATCGTGGATGTCGTTCCAATCACCGGAACGGAAACCGTGCTCGCTGTATCGGCGGACGCAAGAGCGATGGTGTGTCCTGCCGATGAAATCAACTACTTGTCCGGTGCCGGTAAAGGCGTGCTGCTGTTGAAATTGGCGGCGAGCGACAAACTGCTCGGGTTCAAACCTTCGACTGGAGACCGCGATCTGTTGAACGTGGTGACCAACCGAGGTGCCAAGAAAACGGTGTCGACTGCGAAGTACCGAACGACATCGCGTGGCGGACGTGGCATCGAATTGCAGAAGAACGGCAAGATCGCCGAAATCGTTCGCGACCCGATCGAACCGCCACCCGTCTTCGAAGACTAG
- the map gene encoding type I methionyl aminopeptidase: MLTKQKKLILSEFQRDMMRAAGQANATLLDYIRPHVKPGITTGKIDQMIHDWTYGHGYRAATLGYQKYPKSCCTSVNEVICHGIPDDYELQDGDIINVDITTVVDGWHGDQSETFLLGEVSEEKRAVTQCAFDCMHLAIDALTPGCRVATIGEAVVPEAEGRGFSVVREYVGHGLGKQFHLDPSIPHFPNRQSRIDRLFPGMCFTIEPMINAGSRYAQCDKADGWTVRTRDGRPSAQFEHSILMTETGPEILTKTQDGPQKGHQF; encoded by the coding sequence ATGCTGACCAAGCAAAAGAAACTGATCCTTTCCGAATTCCAACGCGACATGATGCGGGCCGCTGGCCAGGCAAACGCGACGCTCTTGGACTACATTCGGCCGCATGTGAAACCGGGGATCACGACGGGGAAAATCGACCAGATGATCCATGACTGGACCTATGGTCACGGTTATCGCGCCGCGACGCTTGGATATCAAAAGTATCCCAAGAGTTGTTGCACGAGCGTCAACGAAGTCATCTGCCACGGCATTCCGGATGACTACGAGCTACAAGATGGTGACATCATCAACGTCGACATCACCACGGTGGTCGATGGATGGCACGGCGATCAAAGCGAAACGTTCCTCCTGGGCGAAGTCAGCGAAGAGAAACGAGCGGTCACGCAGTGTGCGTTCGACTGCATGCACTTGGCCATCGACGCTTTGACTCCCGGTTGCCGCGTCGCGACGATCGGTGAGGCCGTTGTTCCGGAAGCGGAAGGCCGCGGATTCTCGGTCGTTCGTGAATACGTTGGGCACGGGCTTGGGAAACAGTTCCACTTGGACCCATCGATCCCTCACTTCCCGAATCGCCAGAGCCGGATCGATCGTCTGTTCCCGGGCATGTGTTTCACGATCGAGCCCATGATCAACGCGGGCTCACGTTACGCCCAGTGCGACAAGGCTGACGGATGGACAGTCCGCACACGCGACGGACGTCCGTCGGCTCAATTCGAACACTCAATCCTCATGACAGAGACTGGCCCGGAGATTCTCACGAAGACCCAGGACGGTCCTCAAAAGGGACACCAGTTCTAA
- a CDS encoding DNA integrity scanning protein DisA nucleotide-binding domain protein has protein sequence MISAAVALRADRNADALLLLLDGSTDWKRISELTESNDNVVIVAVDTIEDLDGAAEAGLKPLALNKEKAPLLERLQEALLEAAADELIKTNGEVVAVYSGFQQGRLDSISHLQLDERMRRFTVRDLQTLESSVPLKTIKAVVDLASQIGREGREGKAVGTMFVVGDTRRVLDHASDSGADPFRGYNKKHRNILDPKVQEDAKEIAQLDGAFVVTSEGIIERSRQMLEVSHEDLKMTKGLGSRHWAAAAITRKTKAVSVVVSQSTGTVRLYQNGFLILQIVPMDKAIKWQEFAFEPPSQTADEN, from the coding sequence ATGATTTCGGCTGCTGTTGCGCTTCGAGCCGACCGGAATGCTGACGCGTTGCTACTGTTGCTCGATGGCAGCACCGATTGGAAGCGAATTTCAGAGCTGACCGAATCCAACGACAACGTGGTCATCGTCGCCGTCGACACGATCGAGGATTTGGACGGTGCCGCCGAGGCGGGTTTGAAACCGCTGGCATTGAACAAAGAGAAAGCTCCACTGCTGGAACGATTGCAGGAAGCTTTGTTGGAAGCCGCCGCAGATGAACTGATCAAGACGAACGGCGAAGTGGTTGCGGTCTACAGTGGCTTTCAACAAGGGCGTCTGGATTCGATCAGTCACCTGCAGCTAGACGAGCGGATGCGAAGATTCACCGTTCGCGACCTGCAGACGCTCGAGAGCAGCGTGCCCCTGAAAACGATCAAAGCGGTCGTCGATTTGGCATCGCAGATCGGTCGAGAAGGCCGTGAGGGTAAAGCTGTCGGAACGATGTTCGTCGTCGGTGACACACGTCGGGTCCTCGATCACGCCAGCGACAGCGGTGCGGACCCGTTTCGCGGGTACAACAAAAAACACCGCAACATCTTGGATCCCAAGGTTCAAGAAGATGCGAAGGAAATCGCCCAGCTCGACGGAGCGTTTGTGGTCACCTCGGAAGGCATCATCGAACGCAGTCGCCAGATGCTGGAGGTTTCGCACGAAGACCTCAAGATGACCAAGGGTCTCGGTTCGCGACACTGGGCCGCCGCCGCGATCACTCGAAAGACCAAAGCGGTCTCGGTTGTGGTCAGCCAGTCCACCGGAACGGTGCGGCTGTACCAAAATGGGTTCTTGATTCTGCAGATTGTCCCGATGGACAAAGCGATCAAGTGGCAAGAGTTCGCATTCGAACCGCCATCACAAACAGCGGACGAGAACTAG
- a CDS encoding shikimate kinase, with the protein MNNDEVKPQHLYLTGYRGCGKSTLAKLLAQRLSLPVVDLDDVIESTAGKSITEIFADESESGFRDREESALVEVSKRPTHVIALGGGAILRESNRNRIAESGWCVWLDAEPDVLVARLAGDETTADRRPSLTDQSVFDEVKTVMSKREPLYRASSDLRVDTSHRTMDEIVEEVLKACPPSIGRAPN; encoded by the coding sequence ATGAACAACGACGAAGTGAAACCTCAGCACCTCTATTTGACCGGCTACCGCGGGTGCGGCAAAAGTACGCTTGCGAAACTTTTAGCGCAAAGGCTGTCGCTGCCAGTCGTCGACTTGGACGATGTGATCGAATCGACCGCAGGAAAATCAATCACCGAGATCTTCGCAGACGAATCCGAATCCGGTTTTCGCGACCGAGAAGAATCGGCTTTGGTGGAAGTCTCCAAGCGACCAACGCATGTGATCGCACTCGGTGGAGGCGCGATCCTTCGAGAATCGAATCGCAATCGGATCGCTGAATCCGGATGGTGCGTTTGGTTGGATGCGGAACCAGATGTCTTGGTCGCGCGATTGGCCGGCGATGAGACCACCGCCGATCGAAGGCCTTCGCTGACGGATCAATCGGTTTTCGATGAAGTCAAAACGGTGATGAGTAAACGCGAACCGCTCTATCGTGCCTCATCCGATCTGCGTGTCGACACGAGTCACCGCACCATGGACGAGATCGTCGAGGAAGTCTTGAAGGCGTGCCCGCCGAGCATCGGACGAGCCCCGAACTAG
- the fliD gene encoding flagellar filament capping protein FliD codes for MARLQSSIGLVTGTDIVGTVDQLMAISAQPRDRILAKTEELLGQQNQIASLTASVIGVQLAGDALGSSALFSSKNASSSNEDALSVSTRDEVTNGSHLVRTLRTAATHSVSSAQTFSSTDEALSLAGSLTLKPSGFVDTKVSLSQLNNGLGVEGGSIRLTDRSGNSAEVDLSQARTVDDVLQAINDADVGIQATTSGGKIKLIDQTGQTFSNLKVEQLGTAETAADLGLHGIDVAANSVDGNDIPLPDGVDSLNGASLSQLGGGNGLGTLTSLDIETGDGTSASIDVSGATSLNEVIDAINGSGLDVIARINDAGNGLRIRDVSGGPGTFEISSADDTADSLGIAASTTDDIVVGEDLNLQSVTLETKLSELNSGDGVGTGSFTIRDSNGAVGAINLTVDEIETVGDLIDQINGLDIGVEAALNESGDGVVITDNAGGATSLKITDTGEGTVAANLGLAGTADAGSSLTGSESLTIDITEDDTLESIVEKINEADRYADASIVANSDGTFGLQIRSKKGGEAGRISVNLEGVDLNLRTNSKGQDALISIATDGGTERFLTSTDGVFEDEISGLNLTIKEVSDEPITVNVEDDPDTIVSAIKRFADQYNKLIDNIEEVTFFDAEANEVGLLFGSTETLRIQNGYSRLLTGTLPLSSGDSIRSLSQIGVRMDENGELQVDETKLKSALATDSAAVEEFFNKTNDDDENIGMVGQLKQLADTYAGADGGMLIRKTQTLSAHIERNDDRVDSMNDLLESQRERLLKQYYDMEQAIAKIQANTSSIGAIEYIGPVGSE; via the coding sequence ATGGCTCGCTTGCAATCATCGATCGGATTAGTCACCGGAACCGACATCGTCGGGACTGTCGACCAATTGATGGCGATCAGCGCGCAACCCCGCGACCGGATTCTCGCCAAAACCGAGGAACTGCTCGGGCAACAAAACCAAATTGCTTCGCTGACCGCATCCGTGATCGGTGTGCAGTTGGCTGGCGATGCGCTCGGTTCGTCGGCGTTGTTCAGCAGCAAGAACGCAAGCTCGTCGAATGAAGACGCGCTGTCGGTCTCGACTCGCGACGAAGTCACCAACGGCAGCCACCTCGTTCGTACGCTTCGCACCGCGGCCACGCACAGCGTTTCATCGGCACAAACATTCAGCTCGACCGACGAGGCATTGAGCCTGGCGGGATCGTTGACGCTGAAACCCAGCGGCTTCGTCGACACCAAAGTCAGCCTGTCGCAACTCAACAACGGATTGGGTGTGGAAGGCGGTTCTATCCGGCTGACCGACCGCAGCGGGAACTCCGCCGAAGTGGACTTGTCACAAGCGCGAACGGTCGACGATGTCTTGCAAGCGATCAACGACGCCGATGTTGGCATTCAGGCAACGACATCGGGCGGGAAGATCAAACTGATCGATCAAACCGGCCAAACCTTCAGCAATCTAAAAGTCGAACAACTTGGCACCGCGGAAACGGCGGCCGATCTTGGTTTGCACGGCATCGATGTCGCGGCAAACAGCGTTGATGGGAACGACATTCCGTTGCCCGATGGCGTGGATTCTTTGAACGGAGCCAGCCTCTCGCAATTGGGCGGCGGGAATGGTCTCGGCACACTGACGTCGCTCGACATCGAAACCGGAGACGGCACGTCCGCTAGCATCGACGTATCCGGTGCGACATCGCTCAATGAAGTCATCGACGCGATCAACGGCAGTGGCCTCGACGTCATCGCACGAATCAACGACGCCGGAAATGGCCTTCGAATTCGCGATGTATCCGGAGGTCCCGGCACGTTCGAGATCAGCTCAGCCGACGACACCGCTGACAGCCTTGGTATCGCAGCCTCAACGACCGACGATATCGTGGTCGGCGAAGATCTAAATTTGCAATCGGTGACGCTGGAAACCAAACTCTCCGAGCTCAATTCGGGTGATGGGGTCGGCACAGGCAGCTTCACGATCCGTGACAGCAATGGTGCCGTGGGCGCTATCAACCTGACCGTTGATGAGATTGAAACCGTCGGCGACTTGATCGACCAAATCAATGGACTCGACATTGGCGTCGAAGCAGCGCTCAACGAGAGCGGCGACGGTGTTGTCATCACCGACAATGCTGGTGGAGCAACTTCTCTAAAGATCACCGACACCGGCGAAGGCACGGTGGCTGCGAACTTGGGACTGGCCGGAACAGCGGATGCCGGATCCAGTCTTACTGGTAGTGAATCGCTGACGATCGATATCACCGAAGACGACACCCTGGAATCGATCGTCGAAAAGATCAACGAAGCAGATCGCTACGCGGACGCTTCGATTGTTGCGAACTCCGACGGTACCTTTGGACTGCAGATCCGCAGCAAAAAGGGCGGAGAAGCCGGACGTATCTCGGTGAATTTGGAAGGCGTCGACTTGAATCTTCGGACCAATTCGAAAGGCCAGGACGCACTGATTTCGATCGCGACTGATGGAGGCACAGAACGTTTCCTCACATCGACCGACGGTGTCTTTGAGGATGAGATCAGTGGGCTGAACCTGACCATCAAAGAAGTGTCGGATGAACCGATCACCGTCAACGTCGAAGACGATCCAGACACGATCGTTTCCGCGATCAAACGTTTTGCGGATCAATACAACAAATTGATCGACAACATCGAAGAGGTCACGTTCTTCGACGCCGAAGCGAATGAAGTCGGATTGTTGTTCGGATCAACCGAGACGTTGCGAATCCAAAACGGATATTCGCGACTTTTGACTGGGACGCTTCCGTTGAGCAGCGGCGACTCGATTCGTTCACTCAGCCAAATCGGCGTCCGAATGGATGAGAACGGTGAATTGCAGGTCGACGAAACGAAGCTGAAGTCCGCTCTTGCGACCGACTCCGCTGCCGTGGAAGAGTTCTTCAACAAGACCAATGACGATGACGAAAACATCGGAATGGTTGGGCAACTGAAGCAACTGGCCGACACATACGCCGGTGCTGACGGCGGCATGTTGATTCGCAAGACGCAAACTCTGAGTGCCCACATCGAACGCAACGACGATCGCGTCGATTCGATGAATGATCTGTTGGAGTCTCAGCGAGAACGACTGCTGAAGCAGTACTACGACATGGAACAAGCCATCGCCAAAATCCAGGCGAACACTTCGTCCATCGGCGCGATTGAATACATCGGACCGGTTGGTTCCGAGTGA